The Pochonia chlamydosporia 170 chromosome 3, whole genome shotgun sequence genome contains the following window.
ggtggtggtgggaggCCGCTTATTCAGctgagatgtctggtgggaagTATCTGATCATTTTCCAAAGACCAACATTCCCGGTATTGACAAAGACTATCTATAGTCATAATTATTATCTACCTTGGTAGATAGTGTACCAAAACTATCGACCGAAGCATAATGCACCATACGGGCCAGGCTCCAACTACAAGGTCGAGCACAAACTCAGCAATTGGAACGGCTGTTTGCAGATGCGTGCACTGCGTACAGGCACCTTTGCGCTTGCGTTGACTATCCAAAGAGCTTTTACGATCACCTTGGTATTGCAATTATCCGATGCTTCAGAGCTCAAGTCGTACTTTGTTATCATAGGCTTGTCCATCGACAGGGCGTATACTCGCTCCTTCATCAGCCGAACTCCGTTCCCCCATTCAACTTATACTTGGTTTATAAGTCACATAGTTCCAGCCTCAGAGAACTGCCGTTAAACCCACCTTCGCTCATCTTCGTTTTCGGCTTCTGTGTTTCAACTTGCAGGGACACCGTTCTCCCAGGCGTCGTCTTCTGTATAACCACGTCAGACCGCGAACCGGCGCCTCCCTGCTTTCCCGACGGGCATAGCTCCGTGACCAATACAGAGGAACCATGTAGGTTCTGTGCACAACAGGATTTTGCTGATCACTTTTGCACTAGGGTTATCAGTTTGTATTTTGAAAGTATCCTTTAGCGAAGGTAACCATGTATATATGGGGTGAGACAAATAGTCAACCCTTTGTGGGTTCACGGGTATCGACGCCGGGAACGTGGCTTCCTTCTGCTGCGTGAGGCCTGACGATCAGGCTTGTGCATGTCTTGTGGTCCTTCAATGGATATATCTCTCTGTTGAATTAGATTTTGGGGTGTTTCGTCGCCAGTTGGGCCGCTTGGCATCCATGCATTCACGTCCATGCTTTCCAGTTCAAAGTGGGAGACGGTGCAAGGAGTTAAGCTCAACTCCGTACATCAGCCATGGTCAGGCTTGGGCGCCAAGGGCTGCTATTTCAAGAAATGAAACCCAAGATCGAGCGAACATATCAATATATGTTtccaggtacctaggtatgtgGCACATGACTATGTTTTCGGGTACCATTTCGTCCTTCGTGGACCAATGTTGTGCCCACAAGACTCCGAACTAAAGGACTTTGACCCAGTCGGCTGGATAGTTTGctttttattttatttttcggttttgtttttttaCCTTTGCTCTCTCTTGCGATTGCCTGCGTGGCGCCGAAAATGTCTCGGTTTGTGCATGGTAAGTACATGCTCTTTTCGACAAATCAGCCTCTTCCAAGGGGGTATTCGTTTGGTTTGGGTATGTAGAGTGACATCACACTGAGAGCCACGAAGTATCCCTTGGCACGATTCAGGGAATAGCACATGGCGGTCACAAGTGGTCGCATATGGAAGAATCACTGAACTGTGAGCTAATCATCATGACACAACTTCAACTATGGAGTACCCCAGTTTGAGATGTTGATCCGGCCCGGCGCCCCGAAATTGATCTCTCTCGGGTAGAGAGAGAATACATAagatgtacggagtaacgAATGGGCGGACAACTGGACCAGAACACTTTTCTgacagtacggagtagggTATGGCTGATTCCTTCCTTGCATAGCAGgggcctggcctggttgttATGGTCTCcccttgacaatgacaaggaCTGGTTAATTAAAGACAGGAACGCGAAAGCAACCCATGTGTCAAAGTCGGTGAGGCCCGTAAATTAAATCCCAACACGCTCTGTcttatttattattatagcaGAGATGAGATAACAAAGAAACATTTATCTCATATTCCAGAAGCCTGCTATTATTAACAACCAGGTGCCGACaacacacacacgcacacgcacGCACACACATTCACTAATGCGGTACGTGACGCAACTTCTACGCAACGCATACATATTTATGATATCTGACCACTTCAAATTGCCATGCTACCTCCCATCCAACCGTCTTTCATGGCGTTTACAAACATTCCCGTTGGGGCGATATCCAGCGCCCAAAATCCCACGAGCAAACACAAACATTTTCTCTCAATAATGCCATGCCAACCCTGCTTCCAACGTCATCGTGTCTTTTGTCGTTTCCGGAAACCAATCAAATCCAGTCTTCATTCTTCAGAAATCGTCTTGTTTGCCCTCTTCATCTAATACATACCCCTGCAAGGACACGGTAGTCCGTCCCGCTTGGATATGATAAGTCGGTGAAGAGTAAGGCCATTCCGTGTTCCGCGATTCACCAAccaccccccccccccaatGGCCTAGGCTGTGATCTGACCGTGTTTGCGCTGTGTAGAAGTATGTTACCGTTCCGAAGCCGGagggttttgttttttgtttttgggggagagagagaggagGTAAGTTTGGGGAGAGTTTGGACAAGGAACGGCACGGGCCGGAAGCCAGTGGCTTCGTTAGTTTGGTCTTGGGTTTGGCGAGGGGGCATGGAGTCGGTGTAGATTGGACTTTTTGTGAGAAGCGGTTGGGGTTGCGATTGGTTCtggggtgttgatgtttcGTGTTGCGGTGTGTTTTGGAGGATTTGATATGAGATGTGTTTGATGTAGGgtagttggtgtttgggtttgtggttgtggcgGCTTGCGGTATGGGATATGTTTGATCTTGGTAGATTGTATACCGTGATGTTTCGGTTTATGTGTAACTGTAGTGTGTTTACTGTATTTCAATGGATATCTGTCAAATTGTATGTTCATACTTGAGTTGCTGTCAGATGGGTCCAGGAGTACTTTGTGATGCCTTGATGTACGAGTTGAGATAAAGTCATTGTCATATCAGTGCTGTACCATACATTCGACGATGTACTTGACTAGAAGGAATGCAGCTGTGTTTGTGTCTCCGAACTCGAAATATACTTTGATAGTAGCTATAGCCTGACAACCTGATGGTTTGACTTACACGCTGATTCTTGGCTAGTAGAGCTAGCAGGAAGGTTAGCGCTCTACCACTCTTGAAAGACAACACAATGCAGAGTCAAAGTACACGTCTAACCACACATGGCAACTATTATTTTAAAATTTACATTTAAACTTAAAACCCATCGCCATATATACTCATACTATCCCGAtacacaacacaacacacacCCAACTTCTTTCCCCACGCATTCCAACTCAAGGAGGGGCTCAATTCAAAAACGGACCAACCACAAACCAGCAGATGCAGCTCAACCTCGAGCCTCGCCGCCCACAACCGAACCAACCCCAGGAAAGCGCCACCCAGCCTCAGCCTTgcctgccaaagccaacatcgAAAACCAAAATCGAACAATTGCACAAGACAAAAACGCCCATCGATTCAATCCTTTGCTTGCACCAGGTTATCCAACGACGAGACTTGCCATCAAACCTGCACAGCAAATACGTCCGCTGAAGTATATACTTTCGGCTATTTACACTGCCAAGGTTCGTATTTGATGCGGATACAGCGACACTCTGTGCGACTCTCAGAGCAAGGCAGCTAATTGGGATAGCTTCAGCTACATCAGTCGACTTTCGCTCCGTGCCAGCTTCATCGACGAGAGACAACGCGAACCGCAATAGCAAACGACGGCTGAAAACACACCTACGAACAAAGACGGTTCTTTGATCGCATTGAAACCCGCGCCCACACACCATCTTGGCGCAACACTATATCGTTGCTTGCCACATCCGATCAAAGACCAACCCTCCCTTCCTCTCCCCATCACAACCTCACCAGCCATGTCGCAACAACCGTCCACACCAGTCAAGGTGCCCTCCTCGGCTGCAAACAACACACCAGCCACCCTGGATCCAGATCTGCGCTCGCAAATAAACACCGTCCTCCTGCGCGACGGCCATGTCACAAAGTAAGCCAACCAACCCATCATACAAAACCCTCCAAACAACCACACAACTAACACGCAACCCGCAAACCAGAATCCAAGAAGCCCTCCTCCACgccctcaactccaactcaACAAACTGGCCGACCCAGATCCAAACCCACGccctcaccctcctccgCTCCGGCGAAATAACAACCTACCCAGCCCTCCTGCGCCGCGTCCTCGACGACGTCCGCGAagcatcctcctcaacctcatcatccacaaacGGCAAAACCCCCAACGGAGACGCCAAAAAGGTCAACGGCTCAACCACACCCTCCGATAAACCAAACCTAGCTGTTCCAGATGCCGTCATCGAAGAAGCCCTCCGTGTCACGAGGGAGAGCCTAGAAGCAGTCTGTGAGATTGACGACCACGGAGCAAGTTGACTCATTGCCCCGGCGTCTGGCCACTAGGCTTGCTGGGTACCCAAATACACACGGACAACAGACACGGCGTCGAGGCAATACTAATACAGTTGCTGTATTACAGACAACTGCCCTATTAAAACCACCAATGGCGATTCACAATGGAAAAGTGTAAGCCATGTCACTACTGGGGGGAGAAAAAGGCGGAACAGGATCACATTCATACCCTTATTAAAGTAAAGTCATTTTGAACAAGTTATGTATGGGGGCGTGGAAAGGAACGGACGGTACTGGAAGCATTTATAGACAGTTATTGCATACATAATACCATTGGGTATATTTCACCTCACTACTCATCATGATCCTGTGACTACCTACGTAATGTTCATTTGGTATTTATCAACACTGGATCTCAGCCACGTAAATTTGAGTCTTTGATCTTAAGCACAGGGTTATGGCTGCTGTCTGGCTACAGTGAACAGTTGACAAGCACGACTAATGCATTCACATCCTCGAGGCAATCAACTTCGAGGGTACAACAAAATCAATTCCGTCTGACAATTTATCCCCACCAACTCAGTCTAGTCACGCACTCAAAATAACATTATTTAATCAACATGTTACGTGCTAAAGCAAAAGAATTGGCCATCTAAGTGCCACTAAGTATCAAGTTCGTCATGTCAAAAACTCTCCAGCCGCCCTCTACCATCTACCGTTTCTACCAACTCCCAGAGTCCCAAAATAGCAGACACACAACAATCTTAGTGAGCCCGTCATTTCAACTAGTGAATATCGGTCCACACTTTGGCTGCGTGCAAATTTTGATGCAGATATGCGAGTGAGGAATCTAGAATACAGGGACCGGCATTGTGTCCTTCCTTAATTATCTAGCCAGGCTAGTTTAGTCGTAGagatcatcatcattgccagCATCACCGAAGCCGTTGCCGTCGTTGCCAGAGGCCTGGCCGTCAGCACCGCCCTCCGGGAACTTGAAGAAAGCACCAGGTCCAGCATTCTTCATTTGCTGGGCGAAGGCCTCGTACCGCCGAATCTCAACATCGCTGACAGACTTGCGGGCCATTTGCATAGCTTCCTCAAAGTGAGCCTTGGTCAGTTCAGGAACAGGGTCTTCGCTgtcctcatccatgtccatctcgtcACCAGCAGCCTCCCGAGCCTTGGTGCGCTCGATGTCGGCGGAAATGGCCTCCTTGATGGCAATCTTGACAGCACGCTGAGTGATGAATCCAAGATCGGCACCAGAGAAACCGTTGGTCTTGCTGGCAATGTATCCCAGATCAATGTCAGACGACATGGGGGTCTTGCGCAGCTGAGCCTTAAGAATGCTCAGACGGCCAGGCTCATCAGGCAAGGGCACATAGATGAGGGAGTCGAGACGTCCAGGACGGCACAGAGCAGGGTCAAGCTGCTCAGGTCTGTTGGTAGCACCAATGACGAAAACATTCTTCTTGGAAGTCATACCATCCATTTCTAAGGAGATATGAGTTAGTGACCAAAACTCTACACGAATTTGAGATACGCTTCAAAAACTTACCCGTCAAAAGCTGGTTAACAACACGGTCGGAAGCACCACCGGCATCGCCAACGGAGCCACCTCTTGCCTTGGCAATGGAATCTAACTCATCAAGGAAGACAATGCAAGGAGCAGCGGCACGAGCCTTGTCGAAGATGTCACGGATATTGCTCTCCGATTCACCAAACCACATGCTGAGCAATTCGGGTCCTTTGACAGAGATAAAGTTGGCGGCGCACTCGTTGGCAACAGCCTTAGCCAACATAGTTTTACCAGTACCAGGAGGACCATAGAACAAGACACCTCGAGAGGGAGAAAGACCAAACTTGAGGAACTTCTCGGGATGGTCGACGGGGTACTGGACCTGTTCTCGGAGATCCTGCTTGACGGCCTCAAGACCACCAATGTCCTCCCAGCGAACGTTGGGAACCTCCACAACAGCAACTTCGCGCAAAGCAGAGGGGTTGGAAACTCCAAGGGCAAAGCGGAAGTTCTCCATGGTGACACCAAGAGAGTCGAGGACTTCAGCGTCAATGGTATCCTCATCGAGATCAATCAGATCCATCTTCTCACGGATCTGCTGCATGGCAGCTTCGGAACAGAGGGCAGCCACATCAGAACCGACGTAACCGTGGGTCTCGGCGGCAATCTGCTCAAGATCAACGTCATCGCCGAGCTTCATGTTCTTGGTGTGGATTTGCAGAATCTCAAGACGACCAGTTGGGTCAGGGACACCAATGTCGACCTCACGATCGAAACGGCCGAATCGTCGGAGGGCGGGGTCAATCGAGTTTGGTCTGTTGGTGGCGGCCATGACGACAACGTTGGATCGGGCCTTCATGCCGTCCATGAGAGTGAGAAGCTGGGAGACGACGCGGCGCTCGACTTCACCATTGGTCTTCTCTCGCTTGGGTGCAATTGAGTCGATTtcgtcgatgaagatgatggccgGGGAGTTCTTCTCGGCTTCCTCAAAGGCCTTTCGCAGGTTGGATTCGGATTCACCAGCCATCTTGGACATGATCTCG
Protein-coding sequences here:
- a CDS encoding cell division cycle protein 48 (similar to Aspergillus terreus NIH2624 XP_001209335.1), encoding MASQPEEHKKKVNLTDASGADVKHEDDTATAILKKKKKPNQLMVTDAVNDDNSIIALSEATMDALQLFRGDTVLVRGKKRKDTVLIVLADEELDDGSARINRVVRHNLRVKHGDMITILPCPDIKYAKRIAVLPIADTVEGITGSLFDVFLAPYFREAYRPVRQGDLFIVRGGMRQVEFKVVEVDPPEYGIVAQDTVIHCEGDPIERDEEENNLNEVGYDDIGGCRKQMAQIREMVELPLRHPQLFKSIGIKPPRGVLLYGPPGTGKTLMARAVANETGAFFFLINGPEIMSKMAGESESNLRKAFEEAEKNSPAIIFIDEIDSIAPKREKTNGEVERRVVSQLLTLMDGMKARSNVVVMAATNRPNSIDPALRRFGRFDREVDIGVPDPTGRLEILQIHTKNMKLGDDVDLEQIAAETHGYVGSDVAALCSEAAMQQIREKMDLIDLDEDTIDAEVLDSLGVTMENFRFALGVSNPSALREVAVVEVPNVRWEDIGGLEAVKQDLREQVQYPVDHPEKFLKFGLSPSRGVLFYGPPGTGKTMLAKAVANECAANFISVKGPELLSMWFGESESNIRDIFDKARAAAPCIVFLDELDSIAKARGGSVGDAGGASDRVVNQLLTEMDGMTSKKNVFVIGATNRPEQLDPALCRPGRLDSLIYVPLPDEPGRLSILKAQLRKTPMSSDIDLGYIASKTNGFSGADLGFITQRAVKIAIKEAISADIERTKAREAAGDEMDMDEDSEDPVPELTKAHFEEAMQMARKSVSDVEIRRYEAFAQQMKNAGPGAFFKFPEGGADGQASGNDGNGFGDAGNDDDLYD